The Bacillota bacterium nucleotide sequence GTTTTTTTCGCATATACCTGACTATTGCTTCATCAAATTTGTCTCCGGCAATTTTTATTGAGGTACTTACAACAATTCCTCCAAGGGATATTACTGCAATATCTGTTGTTCCGCCTCCTATGTCAACTACCATACTGCCACAGGCTTTTGATATATCAATACCCGCACCTATTGCTGCTGCAATAGGTTCTTCAATAAGGTAAATTTTTCTTGCTCCTGCTTGGATGGCGGCGTCTATAACTGCTCTCCTTTCAACTTCAGTAACTCCGCTGGGAACACACACCATTAATCTCGGTTTAATTAATTTAAAAAGACGGTTGCCAAGCACCTTATTAAGAAAATACTTAAGCATTTTTTCCGTTATGTCATAATCGGATATTACGCCATCCCTTAAAGGCCTTATGGCAACAATATTCCCCGGTGTACGTCCAAGCATTCTGCGTGCTTCTTCACCTACCGCAAGAATTTTATTTGTGTTTTTATCAATTGCTACTACAGACGGTTCCCGTAATACAATTCCTTTTCCCTTTATATAAACAAGAATAGTTGCGGTACCAAGATCAATTCCAATATCCTGTCCGAAACCCAATAATAAC carries:
- a CDS encoding rod shape-determining protein; its protein translation is MGFGQDIGIDLGTATILVYIKGKGIVLREPSVVAIDKNTNKILAVGEEARRMLGRTPGNIVAIRPLRDGVISDYDITEKMLKYFLNKVLGNRLFKLIKPRLMVCVPSGVTEVERRAVIDAAIQAGARKIYLIEEPIAAAIGAGIDISKACGSMVVDIGGGTTDIAVISLGGIVVSTSIKIAGDKFDEAIVRYMRKKHNIMIGERTAEELKINIGTVYPRVQEVTMDVRGRNLITGLPKTITVTSTEIMEALEEPISAVVEAVHTVLERTPPELAADIGDRGIIMTGGGCLIYGLDKLIQKETGINVIIAEDAVSCVAIGTGKALDSIEEIEFSYASEAKIKR